A genome region from Oenanthe melanoleuca isolate GR-GAL-2019-014 chromosome 14, OMel1.0, whole genome shotgun sequence includes the following:
- the CCDC78 gene encoding coiled-coil domain-containing protein 78 isoform X3, producing the protein MDLGIVAGNEDVQLQDRNEEMHQLGDPQEEMGKLPGSKTDFPVRMVLSEEEKLKISKDLVELQIETNKMKERYETENFELKNKIQALESRVQELELGGARVTGERDSLRERLRALESSRQELAQEFIILKSNYLALGRELEQEVMRNEELTQELLSLAKESIHPAGLAHQASPKLGRGRAAGHPRSARRGKPEDAAASGHEQQELEGNLLGNQDHVKVELEKLKKSHDEQQQKLEERVLALGQELQEAKGAVGAGRRRLVEQSAVLLTSQGQLQEVEAENSRLQLRLKELNEEYRSRLAQYIRDVANYMDSKPSSVNGPSQAPAGQAAMKSFVDSMLRDIRASYKSREEQLARAARGYKKRLKDLARKHENLLIAYGLQREQIRSLGSKVTDCGPAELHFCITEPELLTNSSRELNRLREEKAKLEMQLQQLQKKSLKGASAFPVPPEQQLDEEGWAEVRKKLREFALSTQEELEQERSQLLTRAVVAEEQVSELQGYIDQHLARYKQEILQLRNAEVPRARSASQEPEQPQPGEHPDSKGGLPGKDPSQAGR; encoded by the exons ATGGATCTTGGAATTGTTGCAGGGAACGAGGAT gtgcagctgcaggacaggaatGAGGAGATGCACCAGCTTGGAGACCCACAGGAGGAGATGGGGAAGCTGCCTGGGTCCAAGACAGACTTCCCAGTCAGGATGGTCCTCAGTgaagaggaaaagctgaag ATTTCCAAAGATCTCGTGGAGCTCCAGATCGAGACAAACAAAATGAAGGAGCGTTATGAGACAGAGAACTTTGAACTGAAAAACAAG ATCCAGGCCCTGGAGAGCcgggtgcaggagctggagctgggcgGTGCCAGGGTCACGGGGGAGCGAGATTCCCTGCGGGAGCGGCTGCGCGCCCTGGAGAGCAGCcggcaggagctggcacaggagtTCATCATCCTGAAGAGCAATTACCTGGCCCTgggcagagagctggagcaggag GTGATGAGGAATGAGGAGCtgacccaggagctgctcagcctggccaAAGAGAGCATCCACCCCGCTGGCCTGGCCCATCAAGCCTCCCCCAAGCTGGGAagggggagagcagcaggacatCCCCGCTCTGCTCGGAGGGGGAAG CCTGAGGAtgcagctgcctctggacacgagcagcaggagctggaaggaaaC TTGCTTGGAAACCAGGATCACGTAAAAGTGGAGCtggaaaaactgaagaaaagccatgatgagcagcagcagaagctggagGAGCGAGT gctggcgctggggcaggagctgcaggaggccaAGGGAGCGGTGGGGGCCGGCCGGCGCAGGCTGGTGGAACAGTCAGCG gtgctgctcacATCCCAGGGCCAGCTCCAGGAGGTGGAGGCAGAGAACTCGaggctgcagctgaggctgaaggagctgaacGAGGAGTATCGCTCCCGGCTGGCGCAGTACATCAGGGACGTGGCG AACTACATGGACAGCAAACCCAGCAGTGTGAATGGACCCAGCCAAGCCCCAGCTGGCCAAGCTGCCATGAAGAGCTTTGTGGACAGCATGCTCAGGGATATCCGGGCTTCCTACAAGTCCCgggaggagcagctggctcGGGCAGCTCGTGGCTACAAGAAACGCCTGAAGGACTTGGCCAGGAAGCATGAGAACCTGCTGATTGCCTATGG GCTGCAGCGGGAGCAGATCCGGTCCCTGGGGAGCAAAGTCACGGATTGTGGCCCTGCTGAGCTCCACTTCTGCAtcacagagccagagctgctgacaAACAGCTCCCGGGAGCTGAACCGCCTGCGGGAGGAAAAGGCCAAGCTGGAgatgcagctccagcagctgcagaag AAAAGCCTGAAAGGAgcctctgccttccctgtgcCTCCGGAGCA GCAGCTGGATGaggagggctgggcagaggtGAGGAAGAAGCTCCGGGAATTCGCACTCAGCACCCAG gaggagctggagcaggagaggagccagCTGCTGACTCGGGCCGtggtggcagaggagcaggTGTCAGAGCTGCAGGGGTACATAGATCAGCACCTTGCCAG GTACAAGCAGGAGATCCTCCAGCTGAGGAATGCTGAGGTGCCCCGTGCCAGGAgtgccagccaggagccagagcagccccagcctggggagcacCCAGACTCCAAGGGAGGGCTGCCAGGCAAGGAtccttcccaggctgggagGTGA
- the CCDC78 gene encoding coiled-coil domain-containing protein 78 isoform X2: protein MLSSSSSSGGRVAGAEEGSAGAALCLQVQLQDRNEEMHQLGDPQEEMGKLPGSKTDFPVRMVLSEEEKLKISKDLVELQIETNKMKERYETENFELKNKIQALESRVQELELGGARVTGERDSLRERLRALESSRQELAQEFIILKSNYLALGRELEQEVMRNEELTQELLSLAKESIHPAGLAHQASPKLGRGRAAGHPRSARRGKPEDAAASGHEQQELEGNLLGNQDHVKVELEKLKKSHDEQQQKLEERVLALGQELQEAKGAVGAGRRRLVEQSAVLLTSQGQLQEVEAENSRLQLRLKELNEEYRSRLAQYIRDVANYMDSKPSSVNGPSQAPAGQAAMKSFVDSMLRDIRASYKSREEQLARAARGYKKRLKDLARKHENLLIAYGLQREQIRSLGSKVTDCGPAELHFCITEPELLTNSSRELNRLREEKAKLEMQLQQLQKKSLKGASAFPVPPEQQLDEEGWAEVRKKLREFALSTQEELEQERSQLLTRAVVAEEQVSELQGYIDQHLARYKQEILQLRNAEVPRARSASQEPEQPQPGEHPDSKGGLPGKDPSQAGR from the exons ATGCTgagctcttccagcagcagtggtgggagagtggcaggggcagaggagggctcagctggagctgctctgtgcctccaggtgcagctgcaggacaggaatGAGGAGATGCACCAGCTTGGAGACCCACAGGAGGAGATGGGGAAGCTGCCTGGGTCCAAGACAGACTTCCCAGTCAGGATGGTCCTCAGTgaagaggaaaagctgaag ATTTCCAAAGATCTCGTGGAGCTCCAGATCGAGACAAACAAAATGAAGGAGCGTTATGAGACAGAGAACTTTGAACTGAAAAACAAG ATCCAGGCCCTGGAGAGCcgggtgcaggagctggagctgggcgGTGCCAGGGTCACGGGGGAGCGAGATTCCCTGCGGGAGCGGCTGCGCGCCCTGGAGAGCAGCcggcaggagctggcacaggagtTCATCATCCTGAAGAGCAATTACCTGGCCCTgggcagagagctggagcaggag GTGATGAGGAATGAGGAGCtgacccaggagctgctcagcctggccaAAGAGAGCATCCACCCCGCTGGCCTGGCCCATCAAGCCTCCCCCAAGCTGGGAagggggagagcagcaggacatCCCCGCTCTGCTCGGAGGGGGAAG CCTGAGGAtgcagctgcctctggacacgagcagcaggagctggaaggaaaC TTGCTTGGAAACCAGGATCACGTAAAAGTGGAGCtggaaaaactgaagaaaagccatgatgagcagcagcagaagctggagGAGCGAGT gctggcgctggggcaggagctgcaggaggccaAGGGAGCGGTGGGGGCCGGCCGGCGCAGGCTGGTGGAACAGTCAGCG gtgctgctcacATCCCAGGGCCAGCTCCAGGAGGTGGAGGCAGAGAACTCGaggctgcagctgaggctgaaggagctgaacGAGGAGTATCGCTCCCGGCTGGCGCAGTACATCAGGGACGTGGCG AACTACATGGACAGCAAACCCAGCAGTGTGAATGGACCCAGCCAAGCCCCAGCTGGCCAAGCTGCCATGAAGAGCTTTGTGGACAGCATGCTCAGGGATATCCGGGCTTCCTACAAGTCCCgggaggagcagctggctcGGGCAGCTCGTGGCTACAAGAAACGCCTGAAGGACTTGGCCAGGAAGCATGAGAACCTGCTGATTGCCTATGG GCTGCAGCGGGAGCAGATCCGGTCCCTGGGGAGCAAAGTCACGGATTGTGGCCCTGCTGAGCTCCACTTCTGCAtcacagagccagagctgctgacaAACAGCTCCCGGGAGCTGAACCGCCTGCGGGAGGAAAAGGCCAAGCTGGAgatgcagctccagcagctgcagaag AAAAGCCTGAAAGGAgcctctgccttccctgtgcCTCCGGAGCA GCAGCTGGATGaggagggctgggcagaggtGAGGAAGAAGCTCCGGGAATTCGCACTCAGCACCCAG gaggagctggagcaggagaggagccagCTGCTGACTCGGGCCGtggtggcagaggagcaggTGTCAGAGCTGCAGGGGTACATAGATCAGCACCTTGCCAG GTACAAGCAGGAGATCCTCCAGCTGAGGAATGCTGAGGTGCCCCGTGCCAGGAgtgccagccaggagccagagcagccccagcctggggagcacCCAGACTCCAAGGGAGGGCTGCCAGGCAAGGAtccttcccaggctgggagGTGA
- the CCDC78 gene encoding coiled-coil domain-containing protein 78 isoform X1, whose translation MLSSSSSSGGRVAGAEEGSAGAALCLQVQLQDRNEEMHQLGDPQEEMGKLPGSKTDFPVRMVLSEEEKLKISKDLVELQIETNKMKERYETENFELKNKIQALESRVQELELGGARVTGERDSLRERLRALESSRQELAQEFIILKSNYLALGRELEQEVMRNEELTQELLSLAKESIHPAGLAHQASPKLGRGRAAGHPRSARRGKQPEDAAASGHEQQELEGNLLGNQDHVKVELEKLKKSHDEQQQKLEERVLALGQELQEAKGAVGAGRRRLVEQSAVLLTSQGQLQEVEAENSRLQLRLKELNEEYRSRLAQYIRDVANYMDSKPSSVNGPSQAPAGQAAMKSFVDSMLRDIRASYKSREEQLARAARGYKKRLKDLARKHENLLIAYGLQREQIRSLGSKVTDCGPAELHFCITEPELLTNSSRELNRLREEKAKLEMQLQQLQKKSLKGASAFPVPPEQQLDEEGWAEVRKKLREFALSTQEELEQERSQLLTRAVVAEEQVSELQGYIDQHLARYKQEILQLRNAEVPRARSASQEPEQPQPGEHPDSKGGLPGKDPSQAGR comes from the exons ATGCTgagctcttccagcagcagtggtgggagagtggcaggggcagaggagggctcagctggagctgctctgtgcctccaggtgcagctgcaggacaggaatGAGGAGATGCACCAGCTTGGAGACCCACAGGAGGAGATGGGGAAGCTGCCTGGGTCCAAGACAGACTTCCCAGTCAGGATGGTCCTCAGTgaagaggaaaagctgaag ATTTCCAAAGATCTCGTGGAGCTCCAGATCGAGACAAACAAAATGAAGGAGCGTTATGAGACAGAGAACTTTGAACTGAAAAACAAG ATCCAGGCCCTGGAGAGCcgggtgcaggagctggagctgggcgGTGCCAGGGTCACGGGGGAGCGAGATTCCCTGCGGGAGCGGCTGCGCGCCCTGGAGAGCAGCcggcaggagctggcacaggagtTCATCATCCTGAAGAGCAATTACCTGGCCCTgggcagagagctggagcaggag GTGATGAGGAATGAGGAGCtgacccaggagctgctcagcctggccaAAGAGAGCATCCACCCCGCTGGCCTGGCCCATCAAGCCTCCCCCAAGCTGGGAagggggagagcagcaggacatCCCCGCTCTGCTCGGAGGGGGAAG CAGCCTGAGGAtgcagctgcctctggacacgagcagcaggagctggaaggaaaC TTGCTTGGAAACCAGGATCACGTAAAAGTGGAGCtggaaaaactgaagaaaagccatgatgagcagcagcagaagctggagGAGCGAGT gctggcgctggggcaggagctgcaggaggccaAGGGAGCGGTGGGGGCCGGCCGGCGCAGGCTGGTGGAACAGTCAGCG gtgctgctcacATCCCAGGGCCAGCTCCAGGAGGTGGAGGCAGAGAACTCGaggctgcagctgaggctgaaggagctgaacGAGGAGTATCGCTCCCGGCTGGCGCAGTACATCAGGGACGTGGCG AACTACATGGACAGCAAACCCAGCAGTGTGAATGGACCCAGCCAAGCCCCAGCTGGCCAAGCTGCCATGAAGAGCTTTGTGGACAGCATGCTCAGGGATATCCGGGCTTCCTACAAGTCCCgggaggagcagctggctcGGGCAGCTCGTGGCTACAAGAAACGCCTGAAGGACTTGGCCAGGAAGCATGAGAACCTGCTGATTGCCTATGG GCTGCAGCGGGAGCAGATCCGGTCCCTGGGGAGCAAAGTCACGGATTGTGGCCCTGCTGAGCTCCACTTCTGCAtcacagagccagagctgctgacaAACAGCTCCCGGGAGCTGAACCGCCTGCGGGAGGAAAAGGCCAAGCTGGAgatgcagctccagcagctgcagaag AAAAGCCTGAAAGGAgcctctgccttccctgtgcCTCCGGAGCA GCAGCTGGATGaggagggctgggcagaggtGAGGAAGAAGCTCCGGGAATTCGCACTCAGCACCCAG gaggagctggagcaggagaggagccagCTGCTGACTCGGGCCGtggtggcagaggagcaggTGTCAGAGCTGCAGGGGTACATAGATCAGCACCTTGCCAG GTACAAGCAGGAGATCCTCCAGCTGAGGAATGCTGAGGTGCCCCGTGCCAGGAgtgccagccaggagccagagcagccccagcctggggagcacCCAGACTCCAAGGGAGGGCTGCCAGGCAAGGAtccttcccaggctgggagGTGA